A single genomic interval of Hemibagrus wyckioides isolate EC202008001 linkage group LG13, SWU_Hwy_1.0, whole genome shotgun sequence harbors:
- the cd79b gene encoding B-cell antigen receptor complex-associated protein beta chain isoform X1, with protein MSWMKDRLQEIMNFIFLGCFLLFLVNLSATAELQIQQKPRFYGVKVGKTIGFTCSASDQTLGQAVVKWYKIDQYDKKKVEKGDMSEFKNPRSYMGSGNMKGQLFIKNVEVKDSGVYYCKMNSTWGHGTELQVFIGLNNRKAAERRNSVKDMIIFFQGFLLMMCIIIPLIWYYRLEQKEEAVYEEPEHDHTYEGLEVEHCGDLYEDLTAFSPNPDAEASWEIESPEQE; from the exons ATGTCTTGGATGAAAGACAGACTCCAGGAGATCATGAACTTCATATTTCTAGGgtgttttctgctctttttgGTAAACCTCTCAG CCACAGCTGAATTGCAAATCCAGCAGAAGCCCAGGTTTTATGGTGTAAAAGTGGGAAAAACCATAGGATTTACGTGCTCCGCCTCGGATCAGACTCTCGGCCAGGCGGTGGTGAAGTGGTACAAGATTGACCAATATGACAAGAAAAAAGTGGAGAAGGGTGATATGTCGGAATTTAAGAATCCCAGATCATACATGGGTTCTGGTAACATGAAGGGTCAGTTATTCATCAAAAACGTCGAGGTCAAAGACAGCGGCGTTTACTACTGCAAGATGAACAGTACCTGGGGACATGGAACAGAACTACAAGTATTCA TAGGACTCAACAATCGAAAAGCGGCTGAAAGGAGGAACAGTGTAAAGGACATGATCATTTTCTTCCAGGGTTTTCTCCTCATGATGTGTATAATCATTCCATTGATCTGGTATTACAGACTG GAGCAAAAAGAGGAAGCTGTATATGAAGAGCCTGAGCATGATCACACATACGAG ggtttGGAGGTTGAGCACTGTGGGGATCTTTATGAAGACCTGACTGCATTTTCTCCAAACCCAGATGCAGAGGCATCCTGGGAAATCGAGTCTCCAGAACAGGAGTGA
- the cd79b gene encoding B-cell antigen receptor complex-associated protein beta chain isoform X2: MSWMKDRLQEIMNFIFLGCFLLFLVNLSATAELQIQQKPRFYGVKVGKTIGFTCSASDQTLGQAVVKWYKIDQYDKKKVEKGDMSEFKNPRSYMGSGNMKGQLFIKNVEVKDSGVYYCKMNSTWGHGTELQVFRLNNRKAAERRNSVKDMIIFFQGFLLMMCIIIPLIWYYRLEQKEEAVYEEPEHDHTYEGLEVEHCGDLYEDLTAFSPNPDAEASWEIESPEQE; encoded by the exons ATGTCTTGGATGAAAGACAGACTCCAGGAGATCATGAACTTCATATTTCTAGGgtgttttctgctctttttgGTAAACCTCTCAG CCACAGCTGAATTGCAAATCCAGCAGAAGCCCAGGTTTTATGGTGTAAAAGTGGGAAAAACCATAGGATTTACGTGCTCCGCCTCGGATCAGACTCTCGGCCAGGCGGTGGTGAAGTGGTACAAGATTGACCAATATGACAAGAAAAAAGTGGAGAAGGGTGATATGTCGGAATTTAAGAATCCCAGATCATACATGGGTTCTGGTAACATGAAGGGTCAGTTATTCATCAAAAACGTCGAGGTCAAAGACAGCGGCGTTTACTACTGCAAGATGAACAGTACCTGGGGACATGGAACAGAACTACAAGTATTCA GACTCAACAATCGAAAAGCGGCTGAAAGGAGGAACAGTGTAAAGGACATGATCATTTTCTTCCAGGGTTTTCTCCTCATGATGTGTATAATCATTCCATTGATCTGGTATTACAGACTG GAGCAAAAAGAGGAAGCTGTATATGAAGAGCCTGAGCATGATCACACATACGAG ggtttGGAGGTTGAGCACTGTGGGGATCTTTATGAAGACCTGACTGCATTTTCTCCAAACCCAGATGCAGAGGCATCCTGGGAAATCGAGTCTCCAGAACAGGAGTGA